One Pseudodesulfovibrio cashew DNA window includes the following coding sequences:
- a CDS encoding ornithine cyclodeaminase family protein yields MTTEVLWISAAEISALNIPMQDIMERVEAGFASVGRGETEMPAKIGIHPRENCFIHAMPCYVGGEDLAGIKCISGYPPNPAKGHPYITGLMVLCDPATGLPLAVMDAAWITAWRTGAASGVYARHFGNQDSASVALIGTGVQARTNLLAMKEVFPRLDTVFCQDISDEAMARFINDMQPLLPKAEFVACPDIPAAVGDADVLITCTPIVEAPERPVARSMIKPDCLAIAVDYDAALNADVFAGGHFTCDNFNQYTWTREQGGYFRNGYPGPADIDADMGEICSGAKEGLRAGQRGAVLMGIASHDVMTAALVHEKALAAGIGTEVKL; encoded by the coding sequence ATGACAACGGAAGTGCTTTGGATATCGGCGGCTGAGATCAGCGCGCTGAACATCCCCATGCAAGACATCATGGAACGGGTGGAGGCGGGATTCGCCTCCGTGGGTCGTGGCGAGACGGAAATGCCGGCCAAGATCGGCATTCACCCGAGAGAGAACTGCTTCATACACGCCATGCCCTGCTACGTGGGCGGGGAAGACCTGGCCGGGATCAAATGCATTTCGGGCTATCCGCCCAATCCGGCCAAGGGGCATCCGTACATAACCGGCCTCATGGTCCTTTGCGATCCCGCCACCGGCCTGCCCCTGGCAGTCATGGACGCAGCCTGGATAACGGCCTGGCGCACTGGCGCGGCCTCGGGAGTTTATGCCCGCCACTTCGGCAACCAGGACAGCGCCTCCGTGGCCCTCATCGGAACCGGCGTGCAGGCCAGAACCAACCTCCTGGCAATGAAGGAGGTCTTCCCCAGACTCGACACCGTTTTCTGCCAGGACATTTCGGACGAGGCCATGGCCCGCTTCATCAATGACATGCAGCCCCTGCTCCCGAAGGCTGAATTCGTCGCCTGTCCGGACATCCCCGCCGCCGTAGGGGATGCGGACGTGCTCATCACCTGCACCCCCATCGTGGAGGCGCCAGAACGACCCGTGGCCCGATCAATGATCAAGCCGGACTGCCTCGCCATTGCCGTCGACTACGATGCAGCGCTCAACGCCGATGTGTTCGCGGGTGGACACTTCACCTGCGACAATTTCAACCAATACACCTGGACCCGGGAACAAGGGGGATACTTCCGAAACGGGTATCCCGGCCCTGCCGACATTGACGCGGACATGGGAGAGATATGCTCGGGCGCAAAGGAAGGCTTGCGTGCAGGACAACGCGGCGCGGTGCTCATGGGCATCGCCAGCCACGACGTCATGACCGCCGCCCTGGTTCATGAAAAAGCTCTGGCCGCCGGGATCGGTACCGAGGTGAAACTGTAG
- a CDS encoding DMT family transporter: MTGYLYVLAAAVMWGVIGIFTKHILAEGLSALEIAFWRAMFGWLMFLAHATLKKQLRIARTDLPPLLGFGFICVTLFYSSYQLAIRDVGMAMAAVLLYTAPAWVAVLSWLVLKERMTKTKTFCVAMTILGVSSISLGPQLTSGASWQFGWFGLAAGLISGLTYALYYIFGKKFLYRYETPTIFVYAMPFGAALLLPFVNFAPKSASVWMWLISLSAVTSYGAFSAYYAGLKRLDATHASVVATFEPVVAAVLAYFLFGEKFSLLGYAGASLIILAVFMVVMTGSRASRAAAEG; encoded by the coding sequence ATGACCGGATATCTCTACGTCCTCGCCGCTGCCGTCATGTGGGGTGTGATCGGCATCTTTACCAAGCACATCCTGGCCGAAGGGCTCTCCGCCCTGGAGATCGCCTTCTGGCGCGCCATGTTCGGTTGGCTCATGTTCCTGGCCCATGCCACACTCAAAAAGCAGCTTAGAATAGCCCGCACGGACCTCCCCCCCCTGCTCGGTTTCGGCTTCATCTGCGTGACCTTGTTCTACAGCTCCTATCAACTGGCTATCCGCGACGTTGGCATGGCCATGGCTGCGGTGCTGCTCTATACGGCCCCGGCCTGGGTGGCGGTTCTCTCCTGGCTGGTGCTCAAGGAGCGCATGACCAAGACCAAGACTTTCTGCGTAGCCATGACCATCCTCGGCGTGTCCAGCATCAGCCTGGGCCCGCAACTGACGAGCGGTGCGAGCTGGCAATTCGGCTGGTTCGGCCTCGCGGCGGGTCTTATTTCAGGGCTGACCTACGCCCTCTACTACATCTTCGGGAAGAAGTTCCTCTACCGCTACGAGACTCCGACCATCTTCGTCTACGCCATGCCCTTCGGAGCCGCACTGCTACTGCCCTTCGTGAACTTCGCGCCCAAGTCGGCCTCGGTCTGGATGTGGCTTATCAGCCTCTCCGCCGTGACATCGTACGGCGCGTTCTCCGCCTACTATGCGGGCCTCAAACGTCTGGACGCCACGCACGCCTCGGTGGTCGCCACCTTCGAACCCGTGGTTGCCGCCGTGCTTGCCTACTTCCTGTTCGGGGAAAAATTCTCCCTGCTCGGCTATGCCGGTGCCAGCCTGATCATCCTGGCCGTCTTCATGGTCGTCATGACCGGCTCCCGGGCCAGCCGCGCCGCTGCGGAGGGATAA
- a CDS encoding RluA family pseudouridine synthase encodes MSAEISFIVPESSDGLRLDKVLASPLPESGLRLRRRLCDEGRVRVSDAPRKPGYKVRAGQEILINREQEAVTHSELGVFVVEKTGDFAAVYKPGGVHSAAIEGKDDASVEAVLPDLFDGEVTLLNRLDFLTSGLLLVALNPEAATRYQELEEAGQLRKFYLAEVQGRLDGLATVKNALDTDDRKKTRVLEGDNPDEGRWTGVETLSHDHETRTTLVRCLIKRGARHQIRAHLASIGHPIVGDSLYGSAGNGGLRLHHQRIEFPGFVAEASSPF; translated from the coding sequence ATGTCCGCTGAAATCAGTTTCATCGTGCCGGAATCAAGTGACGGCCTGCGCCTGGATAAGGTCCTTGCGTCACCGTTGCCCGAGTCCGGGCTCCGCCTGCGCCGCAGGTTGTGCGACGAGGGGCGTGTCCGGGTTTCGGACGCTCCCCGCAAGCCCGGATACAAGGTCCGGGCAGGCCAGGAAATTCTTATCAACAGGGAGCAGGAAGCCGTGACGCATTCGGAACTGGGCGTTTTTGTGGTCGAGAAAACCGGCGATTTCGCTGCCGTGTACAAACCCGGCGGCGTGCATTCAGCCGCCATTGAGGGCAAGGATGACGCCAGTGTGGAGGCGGTCCTGCCAGACCTGTTCGATGGGGAGGTCACTCTTCTGAATCGGTTGGACTTCCTGACTTCCGGGTTGCTGCTTGTGGCATTGAATCCCGAAGCCGCTACACGCTATCAGGAGCTGGAAGAGGCGGGACAGCTTCGGAAGTTTTATCTTGCCGAGGTCCAGGGGCGGCTGGATGGGCTGGCTACCGTCAAGAACGCTTTGGATACGGATGACCGCAAGAAGACCCGAGTACTTGAGGGAGATAATCCGGATGAGGGGCGCTGGACAGGGGTAGAGACGCTTTCTCACGATCATGAGACGCGGACCACCCTGGTCCGTTGCCTGATAAAGAGGGGGGCGAGACACCAGATTCGGGCCCACCTGGCATCCATCGGGCACCCCATCGTAGGTGACTCCCTCTATGGCAGTGCGGGAAACGGCGGCTTGCGGCTGCATCATCAGCGCATCGAATTTCCCGGTTTTGTCGCCGAGGCATCCTCACCGTTTTAA
- a CDS encoding 30S ribosomal protein S1 encodes MSEEFKDRNGIEEGEASFAELFEQYSEGGGDDLNVGDKVAGSVIQVGETTVFVDTGTKLDGIVEKEELLDEDGNCTVKEGDTVELYVVGKDSGGIKLSRALSGIGGLAMLEEAKAGGLPVEGTVDSTCKGGFNVTVMQRRAFCPVSQIDNRFVENPEEYVGKTMEFLITKLEQHGRNVVISRRALLERETAQAVENFTAETQVGDVVEGIITRLAPFGAFVEIMPGLDGLVHISQIGHGRIGHPEEAVSVGQRVKAKVTRYEHDDKGRLKISLSMKELAQDPWDTVTATFSEGDKVTGKVVRLADFGAFVEIAPGVDGLVHVSEMSYTQRVHKPSDFVKEGQEVAVKIKSIDPAARRIGLSMKDAEGDPWMEVAEKYQAGQKVTGTVEKQEQFGIFIQLEPGITGLLPKSVIARSENAAAFEKLHSGDSVEIVISEVKAAERRISLTTGDAADDGDWKQFAPKKSKPSSDSGNMGSLGAALQDAFKNKK; translated from the coding sequence GTGTCAGAAGAATTCAAGGATCGCAATGGGATCGAGGAAGGTGAAGCTTCCTTTGCCGAACTGTTCGAACAGTACAGCGAAGGCGGCGGGGACGACCTGAACGTCGGCGACAAAGTCGCCGGCTCCGTCATCCAGGTGGGCGAGACCACGGTTTTCGTCGACACCGGCACCAAGCTGGACGGCATCGTGGAAAAGGAGGAGTTGCTGGACGAAGACGGCAACTGCACCGTCAAGGAAGGCGACACCGTGGAACTCTACGTGGTCGGCAAGGACTCCGGCGGCATCAAGCTTTCCCGCGCCCTGTCCGGCATCGGTGGCCTGGCCATGCTTGAAGAGGCCAAGGCGGGCGGTCTGCCCGTTGAAGGAACCGTGGATTCCACCTGCAAGGGCGGTTTCAACGTCACCGTCATGCAGCGACGCGCTTTCTGCCCGGTCAGCCAGATTGACAACCGTTTCGTGGAGAACCCCGAGGAATACGTGGGCAAGACCATGGAATTCCTGATCACCAAGCTGGAGCAGCACGGCCGCAACGTCGTCATCTCCCGCAGGGCGCTACTGGAGCGGGAAACCGCCCAGGCCGTGGAGAACTTCACCGCCGAGACCCAGGTGGGCGACGTGGTGGAAGGCATTATCACCCGGCTTGCTCCCTTCGGCGCTTTCGTCGAAATCATGCCCGGCCTGGACGGACTGGTACACATCTCCCAGATCGGACACGGCCGCATCGGTCATCCCGAGGAAGCGGTGAGCGTGGGACAACGGGTCAAGGCCAAGGTTACCCGCTACGAGCACGACGACAAGGGCCGCCTCAAGATTTCCCTGTCCATGAAGGAACTGGCCCAGGACCCCTGGGATACAGTGACCGCAACCTTCTCCGAAGGCGACAAGGTCACAGGCAAGGTAGTGCGGCTGGCCGACTTTGGCGCCTTCGTGGAGATCGCGCCCGGTGTGGACGGTTTGGTGCACGTCTCCGAGATGAGCTACACCCAGCGCGTCCACAAGCCTTCCGACTTCGTCAAGGAAGGTCAGGAGGTCGCGGTCAAGATCAAGTCCATTGACCCTGCGGCGCGCCGAATCGGCCTGTCCATGAAGGATGCCGAAGGCGACCCGTGGATGGAAGTGGCAGAGAAGTACCAGGCCGGACAAAAGGTCACGGGCACCGTGGAGAAGCAGGAGCAATTCGGCATCTTCATCCAGCTTGAGCCCGGCATTACCGGCCTGCTGCCCAAATCCGTCATTGCCCGGAGCGAAAACGCGGCGGCCTTTGAAAAGCTGCACTCCGGCGACAGCGTTGAGATCGTCATAAGCGAGGTCAAGGCTGCTGAGCGCAGGATTTCCCTGACCACCGGCGATGCCGCGGACGATGGCGACTGGAAGCAGTTTGCCCCCAAAAAGTCCAAGCCTTCCAGTGATTCCGGCAACATGGGATCTCTTGGTGCAGCGCTTCAGGACGCCTTCAAAAACAAGAAATAG
- the ftsY gene encoding signal recognition particle-docking protein FtsY gives MGFFSKLKKAWAKPEDVAQQALDEYKRQQGLDVEPEPAEEPVPEPEAAAPIKETTPEPVPAQPETDAAPVPTEDWQAGLTLSLRQAEPRLSQWLNIIVEGVEEKGPALWDRLAFLFKALGAPEDEAQNFIGKFETWLDEMGYVAVAEFKSELQYRLALALDLEDEEDERDRLFLKLSEGISKTREQITKRIDGLLSSHSSLDDDFWEEFEEILIMADVGMEAANQLMENLKARAKKAGTDDPDDFKDILRAELEDIFKVPPRIEAVNPPEVLMMVGVNGVGKTTTIAKLAHRAQMQGRKVLIAAGDTFRAAAIEQLEVWANRIGAGFFAKAEGSDPAAVAYEAMDKAVAEGYDLLLLDTAGRLHTKINLMEELKKIERVVGKKHEGAPHRTILVIDATTGQNALSQTKLFNEAVGVDEIILTKLDGTAKGGVVVAVTLQNKLPITFVGLGEKMEDLRPFNGKDFAKALLT, from the coding sequence ATGGGATTCTTCAGTAAACTGAAAAAGGCCTGGGCCAAGCCGGAAGATGTGGCGCAGCAGGCCTTGGATGAATACAAGCGGCAACAAGGCCTCGACGTGGAGCCCGAACCGGCAGAGGAGCCGGTTCCCGAGCCGGAAGCCGCCGCTCCTATAAAGGAAACGACGCCGGAGCCTGTACCTGCCCAGCCAGAAACCGATGCCGCACCGGTGCCCACCGAGGACTGGCAGGCTGGCCTGACTCTCTCTCTGCGACAGGCGGAGCCCAGACTCTCCCAGTGGTTGAACATCATCGTCGAAGGCGTGGAAGAAAAAGGCCCCGCCTTGTGGGACCGGCTGGCCTTTCTGTTCAAGGCCCTGGGCGCCCCCGAGGATGAAGCACAGAATTTCATCGGTAAATTCGAAACATGGCTCGACGAAATGGGCTATGTGGCCGTGGCCGAGTTCAAATCCGAACTCCAATACCGTTTGGCACTGGCACTGGATCTGGAGGACGAGGAAGACGAACGGGACCGCCTGTTCCTCAAACTTTCCGAAGGAATATCCAAGACCCGCGAGCAGATAACCAAACGCATCGACGGCCTGCTCTCCTCCCACTCCTCCTTGGACGACGATTTCTGGGAGGAATTCGAAGAGATTTTGATCATGGCGGACGTGGGCATGGAAGCCGCAAACCAGCTCATGGAAAACCTCAAGGCGCGCGCAAAGAAGGCCGGTACCGACGATCCCGATGACTTCAAGGACATCCTGAGAGCCGAACTCGAAGACATTTTCAAGGTTCCGCCGCGCATTGAGGCTGTAAATCCGCCCGAGGTGCTGATGATGGTCGGGGTGAACGGCGTGGGCAAGACTACCACCATCGCCAAGCTTGCCCACCGCGCTCAGATGCAGGGCCGCAAGGTGCTCATTGCAGCGGGCGACACCTTCCGCGCGGCAGCTATCGAACAACTCGAGGTCTGGGCCAACCGCATTGGTGCGGGATTCTTTGCCAAGGCCGAGGGCAGCGACCCGGCCGCAGTGGCTTATGAAGCCATGGATAAAGCTGTGGCCGAGGGCTACGACCTGCTCCTGCTGGACACGGCCGGTCGGCTGCACACAAAAATCAACTTGATGGAAGAATTGAAAAAAATCGAGCGAGTGGTTGGCAAGAAACACGAGGGTGCTCCCCACCGGACCATCCTGGTTATCGATGCCACCACCGGCCAGAATGCTCTGTCCCAGACCAAGCTGTTTAACGAGGCTGTGGGTGTGGACGAAATCATTCTGACCAAACTCGACGGCACGGCCAAGGGCGGTGTCGTCGTGGCTGTCACCCTACAGAACAAGCTGCCGATCACCTTTGTCGGGCTCGGCGAAAAGATGGAAGACCTGAGGCCGTTCAACGGCAAGGACTTCGCCAAGGCATTATTAACCTAA
- a CDS encoding UvrD-helicase domain-containing protein encodes MSELRQVKASAGSGKTYQLTRRFLGLLDHAGETSRPFACASRPHQGYAWPEIMAVTFTNKAAAEMKERVISGLKQAALDRNDEGSESHACSPAKAAKAVEAILRRYHYLNIRTIDSLLALLLRLFALEFGIRPDFQMIFDESELFEAVYDHFLALCEADEPERDLLAGAMKTLIHTEGRSGFWVQDTVRGRLLDLTRFLRAESGPLLTDQEEILQLLMAGHADFLGTVNSTIEYFADTGLPFAKRFIDFLEACRVCALFDPPKDSAYVAKESLRDCVNKAGKDKVDDRAEAAYAELKQVHARYTVDQAMLSGAYFLAPAVNMALRFLNGLDELQRQRGLVLGSSLAGFVDHLLSRGDAVSEAYCRLGCRLHHLLVDEFQDTSREQWRAITPLSGECLAKGGSLYYVGDVKQAIYGWRGGDSDLFDEVLTQPDLASLTENAESDTLPDNWRSFRHVVEFNNHFFRNFEVLPQACALAEAIFPAVPDEFTASFAQDLTANFADCAQDIPAKHVTTLGYVRMERLPGGRNEEIEEQALEALEERLDELTARRPYRDIAVLVRTHTHAALVCDLLVQKDIPVITENSLQLDRHPVVRQLTGLLGFLDFPRDDLAFLTFASGREVFLSEADISEETFHDWLAKPRKRPLGVCFRDDFPEAWQRLIEPFYNQSGLMTPYDLTREAIRVFRVLERHPESELYVRRLLEVVHLAEENGYGSLSGFLEFWAEKSGEEKVPLPENIDAVRIMTIHKSKGLEFPVVIIPFHNWPVRPDRDFHIARHGQHRVLTPMKKSLGKPYLTSLGRAVREQLNLLYVAWTRAREELYGFFTEKPANSPALAAMNLFLDMDGDEAVFEHGETPEGATASAKPAAPVTRDLPAGTETVRLMDWLPRLRVYRHNRDEYFYNERMRGEVAHRVMEHLRITGDDQRDSERAMTLALRDFPALGALDEPEQERLEADLRGMTAWALSEPRLRCWLATGEREPEVMDADGNFKRLDLLYQGEKTVVADFKTGQPSPKNRTQVLDYMTILEQTGVIAPKGFLVYLDLREIHEVGGEG; translated from the coding sequence ATGTCCGAACTCAGGCAAGTCAAAGCGTCCGCAGGGTCGGGCAAAACCTACCAGCTCACCCGCCGTTTTCTCGGCCTGCTCGACCACGCCGGGGAAACCAGCCGCCCCTTTGCCTGCGCCTCCAGGCCCCACCAGGGCTACGCCTGGCCCGAGATCATGGCTGTGACCTTCACCAACAAGGCCGCCGCCGAGATGAAAGAGCGAGTCATCTCCGGCCTCAAGCAGGCCGCACTGGACCGTAACGACGAAGGCTCGGAATCCCACGCCTGCTCGCCTGCCAAGGCCGCCAAGGCCGTGGAAGCCATCCTACGCCGCTACCACTACCTAAACATCAGGACCATCGATTCACTCCTGGCCCTGCTCTTGCGCCTCTTTGCCTTGGAATTCGGCATCCGACCGGATTTCCAGATGATCTTTGATGAAAGTGAACTGTTCGAAGCGGTCTACGACCACTTTCTGGCACTATGCGAGGCTGACGAACCGGAGCGAGACCTGCTTGCCGGGGCCATGAAAACCCTGATCCACACCGAAGGCAGGTCCGGCTTCTGGGTGCAGGATACGGTGCGAGGCCGTCTGCTGGACCTGACCCGCTTCCTGCGCGCCGAAAGCGGCCCCCTGCTCACGGACCAGGAGGAGATCCTACAGTTGCTCATGGCCGGACACGCCGACTTCCTCGGGACGGTCAACTCCACCATTGAGTATTTCGCCGACACCGGGCTGCCCTTTGCCAAACGCTTCATCGATTTTCTAGAAGCATGCCGAGTCTGCGCCCTGTTCGATCCCCCCAAGGATTCGGCCTATGTCGCCAAGGAGAGCCTTCGCGACTGCGTGAACAAGGCGGGCAAGGACAAGGTGGATGACCGGGCAGAGGCGGCCTACGCCGAATTGAAGCAGGTGCATGCCCGCTACACCGTAGACCAAGCCATGCTCTCCGGGGCCTATTTTCTGGCTCCGGCGGTAAATATGGCCCTACGCTTCCTCAATGGCCTGGACGAGTTGCAACGACAGCGAGGCCTGGTCCTGGGTTCCTCCCTGGCGGGTTTTGTGGATCACCTCCTTAGCCGAGGCGACGCCGTTTCCGAGGCATACTGCCGCCTGGGCTGCCGCCTACATCATCTCCTGGTGGACGAATTCCAGGACACTAGCCGCGAACAGTGGCGGGCCATAACTCCGCTCTCGGGAGAATGCCTGGCCAAAGGCGGTTCCCTCTACTATGTGGGCGACGTCAAGCAGGCCATCTACGGCTGGCGCGGCGGCGACTCCGATCTCTTCGACGAGGTCCTGACCCAGCCCGACCTCGCCTCACTGACGGAGAACGCCGAGTCGGACACCCTGCCGGACAACTGGCGCAGCTTCCGCCATGTGGTGGAATTCAACAACCATTTCTTTCGGAATTTCGAAGTGCTTCCCCAGGCCTGCGCCTTGGCCGAAGCGATCTTTCCTGCCGTGCCCGACGAATTCACGGCGAGCTTCGCGCAGGACCTCACGGCCAACTTCGCTGACTGCGCCCAGGACATCCCGGCCAAACACGTGACCACCCTGGGATATGTGCGCATGGAGCGCCTGCCGGGCGGCAGGAATGAGGAGATTGAAGAACAGGCACTGGAGGCGCTGGAGGAACGGCTGGACGAACTGACTGCCCGCCGCCCATACAGAGACATTGCCGTCCTGGTCCGTACCCACACCCACGCGGCACTGGTATGCGACCTCCTGGTGCAGAAGGACATCCCAGTCATCACGGAAAACTCTCTGCAACTGGATCGCCATCCCGTGGTCAGGCAACTGACCGGTCTGCTCGGTTTTCTTGATTTTCCCAGGGACGACCTGGCCTTCCTAACCTTCGCCTCGGGACGTGAGGTCTTCCTCTCAGAAGCCGACATATCGGAAGAGACCTTCCACGACTGGCTTGCCAAACCCAGAAAACGCCCTCTGGGCGTCTGTTTCCGCGACGATTTCCCCGAGGCTTGGCAGCGGCTCATCGAGCCCTTTTACAATCAATCCGGGCTAATGACGCCCTACGACCTGACCCGCGAAGCCATCCGTGTCTTCCGCGTGCTGGAGCGCCACCCCGAGTCGGAGCTCTATGTGCGCCGCCTGCTGGAGGTGGTCCATCTGGCCGAGGAAAACGGCTACGGCTCCCTGTCCGGTTTTCTGGAGTTCTGGGCTGAAAAATCCGGCGAGGAAAAGGTCCCCCTGCCGGAAAACATCGACGCAGTAAGGATCATGACCATCCATAAGTCCAAGGGGCTGGAATTTCCTGTGGTCATCATCCCCTTCCATAACTGGCCCGTGCGCCCGGACCGGGATTTCCACATCGCCCGCCACGGCCAACACCGGGTGCTTACCCCCATGAAGAAAAGCCTGGGCAAGCCATACCTGACCAGCCTGGGCCGGGCCGTGCGCGAACAACTGAATCTGCTCTATGTGGCCTGGACCCGCGCCCGCGAGGAGCTCTACGGTTTCTTCACGGAGAAACCGGCCAACTCCCCGGCCCTGGCAGCCATGAACCTGTTTCTGGACATGGACGGGGACGAAGCGGTTTTCGAACACGGTGAGACACCGGAAGGAGCCACCGCCTCGGCCAAACCCGCTGCACCCGTGACGCGTGACCTTCCTGCCGGGACGGAGACGGTCAGGCTCATGGACTGGCTCCCTCGCCTGCGCGTCTATCGTCACAACCGGGACGAATATTTCTACAACGAACGCATGCGTGGCGAAGTGGCCCACCGGGTCATGGAACACCTGCGGATCACCGGAGACGACCAGAGGGATTCGGAGAGGGCCATGACCCTGGCCCTGCGCGACTTCCCGGCCTTGGGGGCTCTGGATGAGCCTGAGCAAGAACGGCTGGAAGCGGACCTGCGGGGCATGACCGCATGGGCGCTCTCCGAGCCCCGTCTGCGGTGCTGGCTCGCCACGGGTGAGCGCGAGCCCGAGGTCATGGACGCGGACGGTAACTTCAAGCGGCTGGACCTGCTCTACCAGGGCGAGAAAACCGTGGTCGCCGACTTCAAGACCGGCCAGCCCTCGCCCAAGAACCGCACCCAGGTGCTGGACTACATGACCATCCTCGAACAGACGGGCGTGATAGCGCCCAAAGGATTCCTGGTCTACCTCGACCTGCGGGAAATCCACGAAGTGGGAGGGGAAGGATAG